Proteins from one Primulina huaijiensis isolate GDHJ02 chromosome 18, ASM1229523v2, whole genome shotgun sequence genomic window:
- the LOC140965118 gene encoding histone acetyltransferase HAC1-like isoform X1 yields MNTQTHHSGQIGQVPNQAGTMLPGLSQQNGNSIPSQMQNPIIQRNVLNTDHPEITRARRYMQEKILRFISQRRQHPHEAPSKKMIDLVKRLEEGLAKNATTMEEYIDMETLESRLHVLIKRGPMSNNNQQFSHVNSSNSIGAMIPTPGLQQTGNSGLIGTSTMDSSLVANSNTITSPPVNSGRFYPTGNSGGSYGSSDGVLGNRYQQPSSAFSVNSGGNNMMASMGAQRMTGQMIPTPGFNTSGNNDINSNANNQSFMSMESSNKVEAFQPVESSIVSQQMQQKQYVSGQNSRMLHNIGGHMGSEIRSTLHQKSYGLSNVPLNGGLGMMGNNMSLMNGPGNTESYLSGTMYGNSIKPMHQQFDQNIRPTMQGDGYEIGAADAAGPGNMYVSVTSVGTMMNNQGLNAVSMQMQSVPKTNSPMMTGQPTMNAVQQVTAMKSQSLDQSDKLNSQSQYSGRENLVHTHQQQFQQPSHQFQRQQLVQHQVQQNQQNQNQLLLKNDTFGQSQLTANIVSEVKTGRAFEHRGDVLHSQVSDPFHFSDIQSQFQQNTMENQSRATQLLSHPSGPQDVTSSLTQTSDQMQLLHSQQFAANSQSEFMSFSGGIQLDASFRGQWYSNSQDVSQVSGRLLNDQNVQDEFHHRLTGQDVAQLNNLSSEESIIGQSDSSRSEVPPNLSNTLSRSNNLNRERQFKNQQRWLLFLLHARRCSAPEGKCQEPNCLKVQELLKHMDCCNTYKCSFPRCHVTKILVNHKRLCRDASCPVCIPVMNFVQAQRKACAHSDMNSGLPGSINGSCKSNDTAEIAGKTTLKSSLVIAETPEDLQPSIKRMKIEQGSRSLISDIESSAALVSAVDEPPLQKVRHAEQHHDSKLVIKSEVCESKMEVSVSSGQLNSQFTEMKQDNIDNANIKRHEGDLFVSNNHTRFGVQEVIKVERETVQAKPEHSSIPSESATKSGKPKINGVSLTELFTPEQVRRHITGLRQWVGQSKAKAEKNQQMENSMSENSCQLCAVEKLTFEPPPIYCTPCGARIKRNAMYYTFGAGETRHYFCIPCYNDSRGDAVVVDGTAIPKARMEKKKNDEETEEWWVQCDKCEAWQHQICALFNGRRNDGGQAEYTCPNCYIIEVEKGERVPLPQSAVLGAKDLPRTILSDHMEQRLFAKLKQERQDRARLQGKGYDEVPGAEALVVRVVSSVDKKLEVKPRFLDIFQEENYPLEFAYKSKVILLFQKIEGVEVCLFGMYVQEFGSECQQPNHRRVYLSYLDSVKYFRPEVKAVTGDALRTFVYHEILIGYLDYCKKRGFTSCYIWACPPLKGEDYILYCHPEIQKTPKSDKLREWYLAMLRKAKDEKIVAELTNLYDHFFTSTGECRAKVTAARLPYFDGDYWPGAAEDMIYQLQQEDDGRKPHKKGTMKKTITKRALKASGQTDLSGNASKDLLLMHKLGETIFPMKEDFIMVHLQYACTHCCILMVSGNRWACKQCKNFQLCDKCYDAERKREDRERHPTNQKDKHALHPVEITGVPDDTKDKDEILESEFFDTRQAFLSLCQGNHYQYDTLRRAKHSSMMVLYHLHNPTAPAFVTTCNVCHLDIESGQGWRCETCPDYDVCNPCYQKDGGINHPHKLTNHPSNDRDAQNKEARELRVAQLRKMLELLVHASQCRSPNCQYPNCRKVKGLFRHGMLCKTRASGGCVLCKKMWYLLQLHSRACKESECNVPRCRDLREHMRRLQQQSDSRRRAAVMEMMRQRAAEVAGSS; encoded by the exons ATGAATACACAAACCCACCATTCAGGGCAAATTGGCCAGGTACCAAACCAAGCTGGCACCATGTTGCCTGGTCTGTCACAGCAAAATGGAAATTCGATACCTAGTCAGATGCAAAATCCTATTATCCAGCGAAATGTCTTGAATACAGACCACCCTGAAATCACAAGAGCACGCAGATATATGCAAGAAAAAAT CTTGAGATTTATTAGTCAGCGGCGTCAGCACCCTCACGAGGCACCCTCTAAGAAAATGATTGATTTAGTGAAACGCTTAGAAGAGGGTTTAGCAAAGAATGCTACAACAATG GAGGAGTATATTGACATGGAAACTTTGGAAAGTCGTTTGCACGTTTTGATTAAACGTGGGCCTATGAGTAATAACAATCAGCAATTTTCACATGTTAATTCTTCCAATTCCATCGGTGCTATGATCCCAACACCTGGATTGCAACAAACTGGGAATTCTGGCTTGATCGGGACTTCCACTATGGATAGCTCTCTCGTAGCTAACAGTAACACAATTACATCTCCCCCTGTTAATTCTGGAAGGTTCTATCCTACTGGGAATTCTGGTGGTTCCTATGGTTCATCTGATG GAGTTTTGGGTAATAGATACCAACAACCATCTTCTGCCTTCTCTGTAAATTCTGGGGGAAATAACATGATGGCATCCATGGGTGCACAAAGAATGACGGGTCAAATGATCCCCACTCCTGGATTTAATACTTCCGGTAATAATGACATAAACAGTAATGCAAATAACCAGTCATTCATGAGCATGGAGTCATCAAATAAAGTTGAGGCATTTCAACCTGTTGAATCCTCGATTGTCTCACAACAGATGCAGCAAAAGCAGTATGTTAGCGGTCAAAATAGTCGCATGTTACATAATATTGGTGGGCATATGGGTAGTGAAATCAGATCTACATTGCATCAGAAGTCCTATGGATTGTCTAATGTGCCCTTAAATGGAGGTTTGGGGATGATGGGAAACAATATGTCCCTGATGAATGGTCCAGGGAACACTGAAAGCTATTTAAGTGGGACAATGTATGGAAACTCCATCAAACCCATGCATCAACAATTTGACCAAAATATACGACCAACGATGCAGG GAGATGGATATGAAATTGGTGCGGCTGATGCTGCAGGGCCTGGTAACATGTATGTTTCGGTCACATCTGTTGGGACAATGATGAACAATCAGGGATTGAATGCTGTATCCATGCAAATGCAATCAGTTCCGAAAACGAACTCTCCTATGATGACCGGTCAACCAACCATGAACGCAGTTCAACAGGTGACAGCGATGAAATCTCAATCTCTTGACCAGTCTGACAAATTGAATTCTCAGTCGCAGTATTCAGGGAGGGAAAATCTCGTGCATACTCATCAACAACAATTTCAACAGCCATCTCATCAATTTCAGCGTCAGCAACTTGTTCAGCATCAGGTCCAGCAAAACCAGCAAAATCAAAACCAGCTGTTGTTAAAGAATGATACATTTGGTCAGTCTCAACTAACAGCTAATATAGTTTCCGAGGTGAAGACTGGACGTGCATTTGAGCATCGTGGTGATGTCCTGCATTCACAAGTCTCCGATCCCTTCCATTTTTCTGATATACAGAGTCAGTTTCAACAAAATACTATGGAAAACCAGTCTAGAGCTACAcagttgctgtcacatccatctggtCCACAGGATGTCACATCATCATTGACGCAAACTTCAGATCAGATGCAGTTGTTACATTCACAACAGTTTGCTGCTAATTCTCAAAGTGAGTTCATGAGTTTTTCTGGTGGCATCCAATTAGATGCATCATTTCGTGGTCAATGGTATTCCAATTCTCAAGATGTATCTCAAGTGTCAGGGAGACTCCTGAATGATCAAAATGTGCAAGATGAATTCCATCACAGATTAACTGGCCAAGATGTGGCACAACTAAATAATTTGTCCTCAGAAGAATCAATTATTGGTCAGTCTGATTCTTCTAGATCAGAAGTACCCCCAAATTTAAGCAATACATTATCTAGATCTAATAACCTTAATCGTGAACGACAATTCAAAAATCAACAAAGGTGGCTATTGTTTTTGCTGCATGCTCGTCGATGTTCTGCTCCAGAAGGGAAATGCCAAGAACCTAACTGCTTAAAGGTTCAGGAATTGTTGAAACACATGGATTGTTGCAACACATACAAGTGTTCATTCCCTCGTTGCCATGTTACTAAAATCTTAGTCAACCACAAAAGGCTCTGTCGGGATGCAAGCTGCCCAGTTTGTATTCCTGTTATGAATTTTGTGCAGGCACAACGAAAGGCATGTGCACATTCTGACATGAATTCAGGCTTACCTGGCTCTATCAATGGATCCTGTAAATCCAATGATACTGCTGAAATCGCTGGAAAGACAACTCTGAAATCTAGCTTAGTGATTGCTGAAACTCCTGAAGATCTGCAACCTTCTATTAAACGCATGAAAATTGAACAAGGTTCTCGATCTCTTATCTCTGACATTGAGAGTTCTGCTGCACTGGTTTCTGCTGTAGATGAGCCTCCTCTCCAGAAGGTGCGGCATGCTGAGCAGCATCATGATTCTAAACTTGTAATAAAATCTGAAGTTTGTGAATCTAAAATGGAGGTTTCTGTAAGCAGCGGACAATTAAATTCCCAGTTTACCGAAATGAAGCAGGATAACATCGACAATGctaatatcaaaaggcatgaaGGTGATCTATTTGTGTCAAATAACCATACTAGATTTGGTGTTCAGGAAGTCATTAAGGTTGAGAGGGAAACGGTGCAAGCTAAGCCAGAACATTCATCTATACCTTCTGAGAGTGCAACCAAATCTGGGAAGCCCAAAATAAATGGGGTATCGTTGACGGAATTGTTTACACCTGAACAAGTCCGGCGGCACATTACAGGCCTTAGACAGTGGGTAGGCCAG AGCAAAGCAAAAGcagaaaaaaatcaacaaatggAGAATTCCATGAGTGAAAATTCTTGCCAGCTGTGTGCAGTCGAGAAGCTTACTTTTGAACCGCCCCCTATATATTGTACACCTTGTGGTGCTCGAATAAAAAGAAATGCAATGTATTATACCTTTGGAGCTGGAGAAACTCGTCATTACTTCTGCATTCCATGTTATAATGATTCCCGTGGAGATGCTGTTGTGGTTGATGGGACTGCCATTCCAAAGGCGAGGAtggagaagaagaaaaatgatgaGGAAACTGAAGAATGG TGGGTTCAATGTGACAAATGTGAAGCTTGGCAACATCAAATTTGTGCATTATTCAACGGTCGGAGAAATGATGGTGGACAAGCTGAGTACACTTGTCCAAACTGTTATATAATCGAGGTTGAAAAGGGAGAACGTGTGCCATTGCCGCAGAGTGCTGTTTTGGGAGCAAAAGATTTGCCTAGAACAATATTGAGCGATCACATGGAGCAGCGATTGTTTGCAAAGCTGAAGCAAGAAAGGCAGGATAGGGCAAGGCTTCAAGGCAAAGGTTATGATGAG GTTCCAGGAGCGGAAGCTCTTGTTGTGAGAGTGGTGTCATCAGTGGACAAAAAACTGGAAGTCAAACCTCGGTTCCTTGACATTTTCCAGGAGGAAAATTATCCATTAGAGTTCGCATATAAATCTAAG GTGATATTATTGTTCCAAAAAATTGAAGGAGTTGAAGTATGCCTATTTGGCATGTATGTTCAAGAATTTGGATCAGAATGCCAGCAGCCAAATCATCGGCGAGTCTACCTGTCATACCTGGATTCTGTTAAATATTTCAGGCCGGAGGTCAAAGCTGTTACTGGAGATGCTCTTCGGACATTTGTGTACCATGAAATTTTG ATTGGGTACTTGGATTATTGTAAAAAGCGTGGTTTCACTAGCTGCTATATATGGGCTTGCCCGCCTTTGAAGGGTGAAGATTATATTTTGTATTGCCACCCGGAAATTCAAAAGACACCGAAATCTGATAAACTTCGAGAGTG GTATCTGGCAATGTTAAGAAAGGCAAAAGATGAAAAAATTGTCGCTGAGCTCACTAATCTATATGATCATTTCTTTACTTCTACCGGGGAATGTAGAGCAAAGGTAACTGCAGCCCGGTTGCCATACTTTGATGGAGATTATTGGCCTGGTGCTGCCGAGGACATGATATATCAACTGCAACAAGAAGACGATGGAAGAAAACCACATAAGAAGGGAACAATGAAAAAGACCATAACAAAAAGGGCCTTAAAAGCATCTGGTCAAACTGATCTTTCTGGCAATGCATCAAAAGATTTGCTGTTAATGCATAAA CTTGGAGAGACAATTTTTCCAATGAAGGAAGACTTTATCATGGTTCACTTACAGTATGCTTGCACGCACTGCTGCATTTTAATGGTGTCTGGAAATCGCTGGGCTTGCAAACAGTGCAAAAATTTTCAGCTGTGTGACAA GTGCTATGACGCTGAGCGAAAACGTGAGGACAGAGAGAGACATCCTACTAATCAAAAGGACAAGCATGCACTTCATCCT GTTGAAATTACTGGAGTTCCTGATGATACCAAGGATAAAGATGAAATTCTTGAGAGTGAATTCTTTGACACCAGACAGGCTTTCCTTAGCCTTTGTCAAGGAAACCATTATCAGTATGATACCCTTCGCCGAGCTAAGCATTCCTCAATGATGGTCCTCTATCATCTTCACAACCCCACGGCACCAGCTTTTGTGACAACATGCAATGTGTGTCATCTTGATATAGAATCAGGCCAAGGTTGGCGATGTGAGACATGTCCCGATTATGATGTATGCAATCCTTGCTATCAAAAGGATGGAGGAATTAATCATCCTCATAAACTTACTAATCATCCATCCAATGATCGGGATGCACAAAACAAGGAAGCTAGGGAATTACGAGTTGCGCAG CTGAGGAAAATGCTCGAGCTCCTGGTGCATGCTTCTCAGTGTCGTTCGCCAAATTGCCAATATCCAAATTGTCGCAAGGTGAAAGGACTTTTCCGCCATGGCATGCTGTGCAAGACCCGTGCTTCTGGAGGTTGTGTTTTGTGTAAGAAAATGTGGTATCTCCTTCAGCTTCATTCTAGAGCGTGCAAAGAATCCGAATGCAATGTACCGCGGTGCAG GGATTTGAGGGAGCACATGAGAAGGCTGCAACAGCAATCTGATTCAAGACGACGTGCTGCTGTAATGGAAATGATGAGACAACGTGCTGCCGAGGTTGCTGGGAGTTCTTGA
- the LOC140965118 gene encoding histone acetyltransferase HAC1-like isoform X2 translates to MNTQTHHSGQIGQVPNQAGTMLPGLSQQNGNSIPSQMQNPIIQRNVLNTDHPEITRARRYMQEKILRFISQRRQHPHEAPSKKMIDLVKRLEEGLAKNATTMEEYIDMETLESRLHVLIKRGPMSNNNQQFSHVNSSNSIGAMIPTPGLQQTGNSGLIGTSTMDSSLVANSNTITSPPVNSGRFYPTGNSGGSYGSSDGVLGNRYQQPSSAFSVNSGGNNMMASMGAQRMTGQMIPTPGFNTSGNNDINSNANNQSFMSMESSNKVEAFQPVESSIVSQQMQQKQYVSGQNSRMLHNIGGHMGSEIRSTLHQKSYGLSNVPLNGGLGMMGNNMSLMNGPGNTESYLSGTMYGNSIKPMHQQFDQNIRPTMQGPGNMYVSVTSVGTMMNNQGLNAVSMQMQSVPKTNSPMMTGQPTMNAVQQVTAMKSQSLDQSDKLNSQSQYSGRENLVHTHQQQFQQPSHQFQRQQLVQHQVQQNQQNQNQLLLKNDTFGQSQLTANIVSEVKTGRAFEHRGDVLHSQVSDPFHFSDIQSQFQQNTMENQSRATQLLSHPSGPQDVTSSLTQTSDQMQLLHSQQFAANSQSEFMSFSGGIQLDASFRGQWYSNSQDVSQVSGRLLNDQNVQDEFHHRLTGQDVAQLNNLSSEESIIGQSDSSRSEVPPNLSNTLSRSNNLNRERQFKNQQRWLLFLLHARRCSAPEGKCQEPNCLKVQELLKHMDCCNTYKCSFPRCHVTKILVNHKRLCRDASCPVCIPVMNFVQAQRKACAHSDMNSGLPGSINGSCKSNDTAEIAGKTTLKSSLVIAETPEDLQPSIKRMKIEQGSRSLISDIESSAALVSAVDEPPLQKVRHAEQHHDSKLVIKSEVCESKMEVSVSSGQLNSQFTEMKQDNIDNANIKRHEGDLFVSNNHTRFGVQEVIKVERETVQAKPEHSSIPSESATKSGKPKINGVSLTELFTPEQVRRHITGLRQWVGQSKAKAEKNQQMENSMSENSCQLCAVEKLTFEPPPIYCTPCGARIKRNAMYYTFGAGETRHYFCIPCYNDSRGDAVVVDGTAIPKARMEKKKNDEETEEWWVQCDKCEAWQHQICALFNGRRNDGGQAEYTCPNCYIIEVEKGERVPLPQSAVLGAKDLPRTILSDHMEQRLFAKLKQERQDRARLQGKGYDEVPGAEALVVRVVSSVDKKLEVKPRFLDIFQEENYPLEFAYKSKVILLFQKIEGVEVCLFGMYVQEFGSECQQPNHRRVYLSYLDSVKYFRPEVKAVTGDALRTFVYHEILIGYLDYCKKRGFTSCYIWACPPLKGEDYILYCHPEIQKTPKSDKLREWYLAMLRKAKDEKIVAELTNLYDHFFTSTGECRAKVTAARLPYFDGDYWPGAAEDMIYQLQQEDDGRKPHKKGTMKKTITKRALKASGQTDLSGNASKDLLLMHKLGETIFPMKEDFIMVHLQYACTHCCILMVSGNRWACKQCKNFQLCDKCYDAERKREDRERHPTNQKDKHALHPVEITGVPDDTKDKDEILESEFFDTRQAFLSLCQGNHYQYDTLRRAKHSSMMVLYHLHNPTAPAFVTTCNVCHLDIESGQGWRCETCPDYDVCNPCYQKDGGINHPHKLTNHPSNDRDAQNKEARELRVAQLRKMLELLVHASQCRSPNCQYPNCRKVKGLFRHGMLCKTRASGGCVLCKKMWYLLQLHSRACKESECNVPRCRDLREHMRRLQQQSDSRRRAAVMEMMRQRAAEVAGSS, encoded by the exons ATGAATACACAAACCCACCATTCAGGGCAAATTGGCCAGGTACCAAACCAAGCTGGCACCATGTTGCCTGGTCTGTCACAGCAAAATGGAAATTCGATACCTAGTCAGATGCAAAATCCTATTATCCAGCGAAATGTCTTGAATACAGACCACCCTGAAATCACAAGAGCACGCAGATATATGCAAGAAAAAAT CTTGAGATTTATTAGTCAGCGGCGTCAGCACCCTCACGAGGCACCCTCTAAGAAAATGATTGATTTAGTGAAACGCTTAGAAGAGGGTTTAGCAAAGAATGCTACAACAATG GAGGAGTATATTGACATGGAAACTTTGGAAAGTCGTTTGCACGTTTTGATTAAACGTGGGCCTATGAGTAATAACAATCAGCAATTTTCACATGTTAATTCTTCCAATTCCATCGGTGCTATGATCCCAACACCTGGATTGCAACAAACTGGGAATTCTGGCTTGATCGGGACTTCCACTATGGATAGCTCTCTCGTAGCTAACAGTAACACAATTACATCTCCCCCTGTTAATTCTGGAAGGTTCTATCCTACTGGGAATTCTGGTGGTTCCTATGGTTCATCTGATG GAGTTTTGGGTAATAGATACCAACAACCATCTTCTGCCTTCTCTGTAAATTCTGGGGGAAATAACATGATGGCATCCATGGGTGCACAAAGAATGACGGGTCAAATGATCCCCACTCCTGGATTTAATACTTCCGGTAATAATGACATAAACAGTAATGCAAATAACCAGTCATTCATGAGCATGGAGTCATCAAATAAAGTTGAGGCATTTCAACCTGTTGAATCCTCGATTGTCTCACAACAGATGCAGCAAAAGCAGTATGTTAGCGGTCAAAATAGTCGCATGTTACATAATATTGGTGGGCATATGGGTAGTGAAATCAGATCTACATTGCATCAGAAGTCCTATGGATTGTCTAATGTGCCCTTAAATGGAGGTTTGGGGATGATGGGAAACAATATGTCCCTGATGAATGGTCCAGGGAACACTGAAAGCTATTTAAGTGGGACAATGTATGGAAACTCCATCAAACCCATGCATCAACAATTTGACCAAAATATACGACCAACGATGCAGG GGCCTGGTAACATGTATGTTTCGGTCACATCTGTTGGGACAATGATGAACAATCAGGGATTGAATGCTGTATCCATGCAAATGCAATCAGTTCCGAAAACGAACTCTCCTATGATGACCGGTCAACCAACCATGAACGCAGTTCAACAGGTGACAGCGATGAAATCTCAATCTCTTGACCAGTCTGACAAATTGAATTCTCAGTCGCAGTATTCAGGGAGGGAAAATCTCGTGCATACTCATCAACAACAATTTCAACAGCCATCTCATCAATTTCAGCGTCAGCAACTTGTTCAGCATCAGGTCCAGCAAAACCAGCAAAATCAAAACCAGCTGTTGTTAAAGAATGATACATTTGGTCAGTCTCAACTAACAGCTAATATAGTTTCCGAGGTGAAGACTGGACGTGCATTTGAGCATCGTGGTGATGTCCTGCATTCACAAGTCTCCGATCCCTTCCATTTTTCTGATATACAGAGTCAGTTTCAACAAAATACTATGGAAAACCAGTCTAGAGCTACAcagttgctgtcacatccatctggtCCACAGGATGTCACATCATCATTGACGCAAACTTCAGATCAGATGCAGTTGTTACATTCACAACAGTTTGCTGCTAATTCTCAAAGTGAGTTCATGAGTTTTTCTGGTGGCATCCAATTAGATGCATCATTTCGTGGTCAATGGTATTCCAATTCTCAAGATGTATCTCAAGTGTCAGGGAGACTCCTGAATGATCAAAATGTGCAAGATGAATTCCATCACAGATTAACTGGCCAAGATGTGGCACAACTAAATAATTTGTCCTCAGAAGAATCAATTATTGGTCAGTCTGATTCTTCTAGATCAGAAGTACCCCCAAATTTAAGCAATACATTATCTAGATCTAATAACCTTAATCGTGAACGACAATTCAAAAATCAACAAAGGTGGCTATTGTTTTTGCTGCATGCTCGTCGATGTTCTGCTCCAGAAGGGAAATGCCAAGAACCTAACTGCTTAAAGGTTCAGGAATTGTTGAAACACATGGATTGTTGCAACACATACAAGTGTTCATTCCCTCGTTGCCATGTTACTAAAATCTTAGTCAACCACAAAAGGCTCTGTCGGGATGCAAGCTGCCCAGTTTGTATTCCTGTTATGAATTTTGTGCAGGCACAACGAAAGGCATGTGCACATTCTGACATGAATTCAGGCTTACCTGGCTCTATCAATGGATCCTGTAAATCCAATGATACTGCTGAAATCGCTGGAAAGACAACTCTGAAATCTAGCTTAGTGATTGCTGAAACTCCTGAAGATCTGCAACCTTCTATTAAACGCATGAAAATTGAACAAGGTTCTCGATCTCTTATCTCTGACATTGAGAGTTCTGCTGCACTGGTTTCTGCTGTAGATGAGCCTCCTCTCCAGAAGGTGCGGCATGCTGAGCAGCATCATGATTCTAAACTTGTAATAAAATCTGAAGTTTGTGAATCTAAAATGGAGGTTTCTGTAAGCAGCGGACAATTAAATTCCCAGTTTACCGAAATGAAGCAGGATAACATCGACAATGctaatatcaaaaggcatgaaGGTGATCTATTTGTGTCAAATAACCATACTAGATTTGGTGTTCAGGAAGTCATTAAGGTTGAGAGGGAAACGGTGCAAGCTAAGCCAGAACATTCATCTATACCTTCTGAGAGTGCAACCAAATCTGGGAAGCCCAAAATAAATGGGGTATCGTTGACGGAATTGTTTACACCTGAACAAGTCCGGCGGCACATTACAGGCCTTAGACAGTGGGTAGGCCAG AGCAAAGCAAAAGcagaaaaaaatcaacaaatggAGAATTCCATGAGTGAAAATTCTTGCCAGCTGTGTGCAGTCGAGAAGCTTACTTTTGAACCGCCCCCTATATATTGTACACCTTGTGGTGCTCGAATAAAAAGAAATGCAATGTATTATACCTTTGGAGCTGGAGAAACTCGTCATTACTTCTGCATTCCATGTTATAATGATTCCCGTGGAGATGCTGTTGTGGTTGATGGGACTGCCATTCCAAAGGCGAGGAtggagaagaagaaaaatgatgaGGAAACTGAAGAATGG TGGGTTCAATGTGACAAATGTGAAGCTTGGCAACATCAAATTTGTGCATTATTCAACGGTCGGAGAAATGATGGTGGACAAGCTGAGTACACTTGTCCAAACTGTTATATAATCGAGGTTGAAAAGGGAGAACGTGTGCCATTGCCGCAGAGTGCTGTTTTGGGAGCAAAAGATTTGCCTAGAACAATATTGAGCGATCACATGGAGCAGCGATTGTTTGCAAAGCTGAAGCAAGAAAGGCAGGATAGGGCAAGGCTTCAAGGCAAAGGTTATGATGAG GTTCCAGGAGCGGAAGCTCTTGTTGTGAGAGTGGTGTCATCAGTGGACAAAAAACTGGAAGTCAAACCTCGGTTCCTTGACATTTTCCAGGAGGAAAATTATCCATTAGAGTTCGCATATAAATCTAAG GTGATATTATTGTTCCAAAAAATTGAAGGAGTTGAAGTATGCCTATTTGGCATGTATGTTCAAGAATTTGGATCAGAATGCCAGCAGCCAAATCATCGGCGAGTCTACCTGTCATACCTGGATTCTGTTAAATATTTCAGGCCGGAGGTCAAAGCTGTTACTGGAGATGCTCTTCGGACATTTGTGTACCATGAAATTTTG ATTGGGTACTTGGATTATTGTAAAAAGCGTGGTTTCACTAGCTGCTATATATGGGCTTGCCCGCCTTTGAAGGGTGAAGATTATATTTTGTATTGCCACCCGGAAATTCAAAAGACACCGAAATCTGATAAACTTCGAGAGTG GTATCTGGCAATGTTAAGAAAGGCAAAAGATGAAAAAATTGTCGCTGAGCTCACTAATCTATATGATCATTTCTTTACTTCTACCGGGGAATGTAGAGCAAAGGTAACTGCAGCCCGGTTGCCATACTTTGATGGAGATTATTGGCCTGGTGCTGCCGAGGACATGATATATCAACTGCAACAAGAAGACGATGGAAGAAAACCACATAAGAAGGGAACAATGAAAAAGACCATAACAAAAAGGGCCTTAAAAGCATCTGGTCAAACTGATCTTTCTGGCAATGCATCAAAAGATTTGCTGTTAATGCATAAA CTTGGAGAGACAATTTTTCCAATGAAGGAAGACTTTATCATGGTTCACTTACAGTATGCTTGCACGCACTGCTGCATTTTAATGGTGTCTGGAAATCGCTGGGCTTGCAAACAGTGCAAAAATTTTCAGCTGTGTGACAA GTGCTATGACGCTGAGCGAAAACGTGAGGACAGAGAGAGACATCCTACTAATCAAAAGGACAAGCATGCACTTCATCCT GTTGAAATTACTGGAGTTCCTGATGATACCAAGGATAAAGATGAAATTCTTGAGAGTGAATTCTTTGACACCAGACAGGCTTTCCTTAGCCTTTGTCAAGGAAACCATTATCAGTATGATACCCTTCGCCGAGCTAAGCATTCCTCAATGATGGTCCTCTATCATCTTCACAACCCCACGGCACCAGCTTTTGTGACAACATGCAATGTGTGTCATCTTGATATAGAATCAGGCCAAGGTTGGCGATGTGAGACATGTCCCGATTATGATGTATGCAATCCTTGCTATCAAAAGGATGGAGGAATTAATCATCCTCATAAACTTACTAATCATCCATCCAATGATCGGGATGCACAAAACAAGGAAGCTAGGGAATTACGAGTTGCGCAG CTGAGGAAAATGCTCGAGCTCCTGGTGCATGCTTCTCAGTGTCGTTCGCCAAATTGCCAATATCCAAATTGTCGCAAGGTGAAAGGACTTTTCCGCCATGGCATGCTGTGCAAGACCCGTGCTTCTGGAGGTTGTGTTTTGTGTAAGAAAATGTGGTATCTCCTTCAGCTTCATTCTAGAGCGTGCAAAGAATCCGAATGCAATGTACCGCGGTGCAG GGATTTGAGGGAGCACATGAGAAGGCTGCAACAGCAATCTGATTCAAGACGACGTGCTGCTGTAATGGAAATGATGAGACAACGTGCTGCCGAGGTTGCTGGGAGTTCTTGA